One Echeneis naucrates chromosome 16, fEcheNa1.1, whole genome shotgun sequence DNA window includes the following coding sequences:
- the calub gene encoding calumenin-B: MELRPLLMCFALCVVYATSKPTEKKDRVHHDEPLSNREHDDAENFDYDHEAFLGQEEAKTFDQLTPEESKERLGMLVERIDEDKDGYVTVEEMKKWIKHAQKRWIYDDVDRQWKSHDLNGDEVVSWEEYKNATYGYILDDPDPEDGYSYRQMMARDERRFKMADQDNDLKANKEEFTAFLHPEEYEHMKDIVVLETMEDIDKNGDGLIDLDEYIGDMYNQDGDATEPEWVKTEREQFTEFRDKNKDGKMDKDETRDWILPNDYDHAEAEAKHLVYESDADKDGRLTKAEIVEKYDLFVGSQATDFGEALTRHDEF; the protein is encoded by the exons ATGGAGTTGCGGCCGCTTCTCATGTGCTTTGCTCTCTGTGTGGTTTACGCCACCAGCAAACCCACAGAAAAGAAAGACCGTGTTCACCACGATGAACCCTTAAGTAACAGAGAGCATGATGATGCAGAGAACTTTGACTATGACCATGAAGCATTTCTGGGACAGGAGGAGGCCAAGACCTTTGACCAGCTTACACCagaggagagcaaagagagacTTGG CATGCTGGTTGAACGTATCGATGAGGATAAGGACGGCTATGTGACAGTTGAGGAGATGAAGAAGTGGATCAAACACGCTCAGAAGAGATGGATCTACGATGATGTGGACCGACAGTGGAAGAGTCATGACCTCAATGGGGATGAAGTGGTGTCCTGGGAGGAGTACAAGAACGCCACTTACGGATACATTCTTG ATGACCCTGACCCTGAAGATGGTTACAGCTACAGGCAAATGATGGCTCGTGACGAGAGACGATTCAAAATGGCAGACCAAGACAATGACCTGAAAGCCAACAAGGAGGAGTTCACAGCTTTCCTTCACCCTGAGGAGTATGAGCATATGAAAGACATCGTAGTGCTG GAAACTATGGAAGACATCGATAAGAATGGAGATGGTTTAATTGATCTGGATGAGTACATAG GTGACATGTACAACCAGGATGGAGACGCTACAGAACCAGAGTGGGTGAAGACCGAGAGGGAACAGTTCACTGAAtttagagacaaaaacaaagacggGAAGATGGACAAGGACGAGACGAGAGACTGGATCCTGCCCAATGACTACGATCATGCTGAGGCAGAGGCTAAACATCTGGTTTATGAGTCTGATGCAGACAAA GATGGCCGTCTGACCAAGGCAGAAATCGTGGAGAAGTACGACCTGTTTGTGGGAAGCCAGGCAACCGACTTCGGAGAGGCCCTGACTCGACACGATGAGTTCTAA
- the gtf3c6 gene encoding general transcription factor 3C polypeptide 6 produces the protein MEDEWEEEEQLVVVELSGIISNDFLSKCRGTCKILDIDSEKPMMQVGQHVFAGEYEDALGTCVLFEEGPQKKKSDSNPELKYKCHTVKKLMMQRIFLTDKKEGETSTAYGGGEEQKETTNQTIKSHQQENDDQQQGTEGKTDSTDLENSAVG, from the exons ATGGAGGATGAATGGGAGGAGGAG GAGCAGCTTGTTGTGGTGGAGCTCTCCGGTATAATCAGCAACGACTTTCTGTCCAAATGTCGTGGCACCTGCAAGATACTG GATATTGACAGTGAGAAGCCCATGATGCAGGTCGGACAGCATGTGTTTGCAGGAGAATATGAAG ACGCTTTGGGAACCTGTGTGCTTTTTGAGGAGGGACCACAGAAAA AAAAATCAGACAGCAATCCAGAGCTAAAGTACAAGTGCCACACTGTGAAGAAGCTGATGATGCAACGAATCTTCCTCACAGACAAAAAAGAGGGTGAAACGAGCACAG CATATGGTGGTGGTgaggaacagaaagaaacaacaaatcagACTATCAAGTCACATCAACAAGAAAATGATGACCAACAGCAAGGAAcagaaggaaagacagacagcacagaCTTGGAAAACTCAGCTGTGGGTTGA
- the LOC115056171 gene encoding zinc finger homeobox protein 3-like — MDSGEGGGGDGGGGEERDADLSPQALSLPLLTLVVSPEQGSSSHTSAMAPAKEPLTLPQKEEGGAEGSQAREETQGGERKVGGRNSQENGVCQKQGMKEDFGKGYLSGQRKEEGEAHAGAGEASVTGGLPAALSSRGGEEEKEVEEAISNQSQTKSKCSLLPQQSQHSSSSSTAKASGTHDSKIAASPKPSPTPSTSPKPSPFLSTSPKHFTSPSSSSALLSETEVKDIKGDQGWISGFPQSFKSQQSTLAFSLAGMEPARTPAEDDGPAGVSHSSTPNGDGAKAPEPNDSQLDTEVDDERDKEGEQKEAVLKNLNQDLSPNSLTSHMTIMHSRNSCKTLKCPKCNWHYKSQHTLQVHMKEKHPETGGVCAYCSSGKPHPRLARGETYACGYKPYRCEVCDYATSSKGNLSIHMQSDKHLNNVQTGGHSNGHVHSSHISNNSSSSNGPTVDEPLTPPLHTHSHGKRWRCDVCDYETSIARNLRIHTTSEKHTHNMLRLQRGYYLSHCRSLAPQFKHLQNTACLFVLGAELTLNMRLTSQQVAEQPVTLGSTLTPSPSPSPSPPPAPSLSPTGPLSQGVFQCLVCSCFTSDSLESVEQHLNAPRSLPQSEWCSLVAGGCHCRLCGYTTPLRANFSLHCQTDRHRTRYQLTAHLQEGGDRGQEGAALIAKGNPVQLRCNLCDYVTSSLEKLQGHSLNSHHKAGVRVYRFLQQYDGEVDGGSWLFHCLLCNHSSSSKLQVLKHSQTPTHQQREELLQLQPMGGEELAAIFTIRKSPDDVTEELSEDMETSVETTTGPLETTKDTCNLGAKKVSEETGNSVANTEGDVAAPKDVTALLTPPLEDNTTHPSNGRLAPQSPTQIPPSSPPTSPPSDTPSLSDRHGYRFRCSRCSLAFPTQEKLQLHWQYHAMRAATECPLCSRQCRSQEALQRHMQNTHSQLDNTQGQNTLLQSHTAQYMEPNKSAIQQEFSFSPQVGQEAGEGEDEELEEEALNLEGKERQKEDVKMKEKDVVEVDGGEVDLTDQEKGPHEEIMSDPSSSSLVKKSTNPTMDRYLDPSRPYKCTICSESFTQKTILLVHFNSVSHLHRARRALQDSGAGIAPPEVPRVPDPRPYRCRLCGVGYSQSSTLDIHLRSVLHQTRARAAQNPASQTSASSLAVPVSVSTSATQPATTREEGSKNSPFTKRPDVVSSLSSTLIGPGLINETPPTISNQTDSQQAKKRVAELLASRNQLMLIQQQQLAQAQAQVQAQLQQHTALLHSQVMQHLPLGPESLLKQHFPLAPDNLLSLQQQLLLPFYLSGDMKLDMSSEHGHTTLLGQPSPAGPIQTGQQSQVSPTILEHQQGKRTRTRISEEQLAVLRRHFDINSLPSDEEINKMSAQSGLPHKVIKHWFRNTLFKERQRDKDSPYNFNNPPSTALEDSNISPQPQTVELQKGEPHRGRRSSRTRFTEQQLETLQGVFEATPYPREEEYDRLSALLSLPNRVIVVWFQNARQRARKNQDRGTEDGTEGKNQLDSINRQRNGFCRNDDSEDNSCGDEGQADSQNENSMDLTYEYYNQPDSPVDSSIQSTENEHPTSKGEPTHVTMKQGEKMLSPQGDKNPTLAQKREGISDVDIQQKEILPAMKTGSSSQPDPKLQPERTPDRSQTSQKTVPSVPSTIHSTQGHSPSPAFDQAPEKPAEVLPSLPSAPETETRHTQSDAPSGLSTETQPQNQLQLQTQAQFQCSLCPVSLSSFQLWQEHQTRHLLAAQSQVQLLHSGFTDRAMPYMMLPPNHTLMASQMLTGAIMQIKNTLSDHPSNTLTSLPQSSLTPLKQSAKLIPETSFEGQRGAREIEEEHRRDKRQRTTITPEQLEVLYQRYSLDSNPTRGVLESIARDVGLTRRVVQVWFQNTRARERKGQFRSTGPGSSFSLGLNHLRCPFCRALFKVKSALDAHIKSRHWAEAERAGYNLSQNNGSSGQIGLPMPTVMDRPGPSISSNLISNHGYVNNKELTVKAPVTSLSTSTDLNNPEEEDDYEEDDDDEFPCEEGSNMADHSSPSPEGSGGPSSDWGEMQILQQHHHHQQQRQRTQMSHFQVLQLRDFYSNHRTPNRQECETLGQELGLPHRVVQVWFQNARAKEKRARSLSSDSAEQEQAELSAGAGERDRA; from the exons ATGGACAGcggtgagggaggaggaggggatggagggggaggagaggagagagatgctGACCTCAGTCCCCAGGCTttatctcttcctctcctgacCCTGGTGGTCAGTCCTGAGCAGGGGTCATCCTCTCATACCTCAGCCATGGCCCCTGCCAAAGAGCCCCTGACCCTGCCtcagaaggaggaggggggtgcaGAGGGGTCCCAGGCTAGAGAAGAGACCCAGGGAGGTGAGCGGAAAGTAGGAGGCCGGAATTCACAGGAGAATGGAGTGTGTCAAAAGCAGGGGATGAAGGAGGACTTCGGGAAGGGGTATTTGTCAGggcaaaggaaggaagaaggggAGGCGCATGCAGGTGCGGGAGAGGCATCAGTTACAGGGGGCCTCCCAGCAGCCCTTAGCAGCAGAGgcggagaggaggagaaggaagtggaggaggcCATCTCAAACCAAAGCCAAACCAAATCCAAATGTTCTTTATTACCTCAACAGAGCCAGCACAGCTCTTCTTCCAGCACTGCAAAGGCCAGTGGCACACATGACAGCAAAATAGCCGCCTCTCCAAAGCCCTCCCCCACTCCTTCCACCTCTCCAAAGCCCTCCccttttctttccacctctccAAAGCACTTCACTAGcccatcctcctcttctgccCTGCTGAGCGAGACAGAGGTAAAAGACATTAAAGGAGATCAGGGCTGGATTTCTGGGTTTCCTCAGAgctttaaatcccagcagtcTACTCTGGCTTTTTCACTGGCAGGTATGGAGCCTGCCAGAACGCCTGCTGAGGATGATGGGCCAGCAGGGGTTTCTCACTCTTCCACTCCCAATGGAGATGGTGCCAAAGCTCCAGAACCAAATGACAGCCAGCTAGACACAGAGGTGGATGAcgagagagacaaagaaggaGAACAGAAAGAAGCTGTCCTTAAAAACCTCAACCAAGACCTCTCTCCTAATTCACTGACGAGTCACATGACCATAATGCACTCACGCAATTCCTGCAAGACCCTCAAATGCCCCAAGTGTAACTGGCACTACAAGTCTCAGCATACGCTGCAAGTCCACATGAAGGAGAAACATCCGGAGACCGGAG GCGTGTGTGCATACTGCAGTTCGGGGAAACCCCATCCTCGCTTGGCCCGTGGTGAAACTTACGCCTGTGGCTACAAGCCGTACCGCTGTGAGGTGTGTGACTATGCTACCTCATCGAAAGGCAACCTCAGCATACACATGCAGTCGGACAAACACCTTAATAATGTTCAAACCGGGGGACACTCGAATGGACACGTGCATTCTTCTCACAttagcaacaacagcagctcctccaaTGGTCCCACAGTGGATGAGCCA CTCACCCCACCTCTACACACTCACTCTCATGGTAAACGGTGGCggtgtgatgtgtgtgactATGAGACCAGCATTGCCCGTAACCTGCGCATACACACCACCAgcgagaaacacacacataacatgCTACGGCTCCAGAGAGGTTATTACCTGTCCCACTGCAGGAGCCTTGCGCCACAGTTTAAACACCTTCAAAACACAG cttgtctctttgttttaggAGCTGAGCTCACCTTGAACATGCGACTAACCAGTCAACAAGTCGCAGAACAACCAGTCACCCTCGGGTCTACGCTGACTccttctccctccccctccccttcgCCGCCCCCTGCCCCATCTCTGTCCCCCACCGGACCGCTCTCTCAGGGCGTGTTCCAATGCCTTGTCTGCTCATGTTTTACATCTGACAGCTTGGAGTCTGTTGAGCAGCACCTGAATGCCCCTCGCTCTTTACCCCAGTCTGAGTGGTGCTCCCTTGTCGCTGGTGGCTGCCACTGCAGACTGTGTGGCTACACCACCCCACTAAGGGCTAACTTCTCCTTACACTGCCAGACTGACAGACACCGCACCCGGTACCAGCTCACTGCTCACCTCCAGGAGGGGGGAGACAGGGGTCAGGAGGGGGCTGCCCTTATTGCTAAGGGAAACCCGGTCCAGCTGAGGTGCAACTTGTGTGACTATGTGACCAGCAGTTTGGAGAAGCTACAAGGACATTCCCTGAATTCACACCACAAGGCTGGCGTCCGGGTTTACCGA TTCCTGCAGCAGTATGATGGTGAAGTCGATGGAGGTTCGTGGCTGTTCCATTGTCTCCTATGCAACCACTCCTCCTCTTCTAAACTCCAAGTACTAAAACACAGTCAAACCCCAACGCATCAGCAGAGGGAAGAGCTACTACAGCTGCAGCCAATGGGCGGAGAGGAGCTGGCAGCCATTTTTACCATCAGGAAAAgccctgatgatgtcacag AAGAACTCAGTGAGGATATGGAAACTTCCGTTGAGACCACCACTGGTCCTTTGGAAACAACCAAAGACACATGCAACTTGGGGGCGAAGAAGGTTTCTGAGGAGACAG GCAATTCAGTGGCAAACACTGAGGGAGATGTAGCCGCACCCAAAGATGTCACAGCTCTACTTACCCCACCCCTAGAAGACAACACCACTCACCCTTCCAATGGGAGACTGGCTCCTCAGTCCCCGACTCAGatccccccctcctcaccccccacctccccacctAGTGATACCCCCTCCCTTTCCGATCGCCATGGTTACCGGTTCCGTTGCAGCAGGTGCAGCCTGGCGTTCCCCACTCAGGAGAAGCTCCAGCTGCACTGGCAGTACCATGCCATGAGGGCGGCGACAGAGTGCCCCCTCTGTTCGAGACAATGCCGCAGTCAGGAGGCTCTGCAGAGACATATGCAGAACACGCACTCACAGCTGGACAACACCCAGGGGCAGAATACTCTATTACAGTCTCATACTGCCCAATACATGGAGCCTAATAAGAGTGCCATTCAACAGGAGTTTAGTTTTTCACCCCAAGTGGGCCAAGAGGCAGGAGAGGGCGAGGATGAAGAATTAGAGGAAGAAGCACTAAACCTggaggggaaagagagacaaaaagaagacgttaaaatgaaagaaaaagacgtGGTTGAAGTTGATGGAGGTGAGGTGGATTTAACTGACCAAGAAAAAGGGCCACATGAGGAGATAATGTCAGACCCTAGTTCAAGTTCACTTGTCAAAAAGAGTACTAACCCAACAATGGACCGCTATCTTGATCCATCCAGGCCTTATAAATGCACCATTTGTTCTGAATCTTTTACTCAGAAAACCATTCTCCTGGTTCATTTTAACTCAGTGTCCCATCTGCACCGGGCCAGACGAGCCCTGCAAGACTCTGGGGCAGGTATAGCTCCCCCCGAGGTTCCCCGTGTCCCAGATCCAAGACCTTACCGCTGCAGACTTTGTGGAGTGGGCTATAGCCAGAGCTCCACACTGGACATACATCTTCGCTCTGTCCTTCATCAGACTAGAGCCCGTGCTGCCCAGAACCCAGCATCACAGACCTCAGCATCTAGTTTAGCTGTTCCTGTTTCAGTCTCCACTAGTGCTACTCAGCCTGCGACCACCCGAGAGGAGGGATCCAAGAATTCACCATTCACTAAGAGGCCAGATGTAGTGAGCTCTTTATCCTCTACCTTAATAGGCCCTGGCTTAATAAATGAGACCCCGCCAACCATCTCTAACCAAACTGACAGCCAGCAAGCTAAAAAGAGAGTGGCAGAGCTTCTAGCATCACGAAACCAGCTAATGTtaatacagcagcagcagttagcCCAGGCTCAGGCACAAGTCCAAGCTCAGTTGCAGCAACACACAGCTCTGCTCCATTCCCAAGTTATGCAACACCTTCCCTTAGGGCCAGAGAGTCTCCTTAAACAACACTTCCCCCTGGCTCCAGACAACCTGCTCTCTCTGCAGCAACAACTCCTTCTGCCTTTTTACCTGTCAGGAGATATGAAACTTGACATGAGCTCAGAACATGGCCA TACTACATTGCTGGGTCAGCCATCTCCAGCCGGGCCCATCCAAACAGGACAGCAATCGCAGGTCAGCCCAACCATACTTGAACATCAGCAGGGTAAGAGAACCAGAACTCGGATCTCTGAGGAGCAACTTGCTGTTCTGAGGAGACACTTTGATATTAACAGTCTACCCAGTGATGAAGAGATCAACAAGATGTCTGCTCAGTCTGGTCTGCCTCACAAAGTAATTAAACACTGGTTCCGCAACACCTTATTTAAAGAGCGCCAGAGAGACAAGGATTCCCCTTACAATTTTAATAACCCCCCAAGCACAGCCTTGGAGGACT CCAACATATCCCCACAGCCCCAGACAGTAGAACTCCAGAAAGGGGAGCCTCATAGGGGACGGCGCTCTTCCCGAACCCGCTTCACAGAGCAACAGCTGGAGACTCTGCAGGGGGTATTTGAGGCCACTCCTTACCCCAGAGAGGAAGAGTATGACAGATTGTCTGCTCTGTTATCACTCCCTAACAGAGTCATTGTGGTATGGTTCCAAAATGCTAGACAGAGAGCCCGCAAAAATCAAGATCGAGGTACAGAAGATGGAACAGAGGGGAAGAACCAGCTTGACAGTATtaacagacagagaaatgggTTCTGCAGGAATGATGATAGTGAGGATAACAGTTGTGGGGATGAAGGACAGGCTGACTCTCAAAATGAAAACTCCATGGATCTGACTTATGAGTATTACAACCAACCTGACTCACCTGTTGATTCTTCTATTCAATCCACAGAAAATGAGCATCCAACATCCAAAGGTGAACCAACACATGTAACAATGAAACAGGGTGAAAAAATGCTCTCTCCTCAGGGTGACAAGAACCCAACTCTAGCTCAAAAACGGGAGGGAATTTCAGATGTAGACATCCAGCAAAAGGAAATTCTTCCAGCTATGAAAACAGGATCTTCTTCACAACCTGACCCCAAGCTACAGCCAGAAAGGACTCCAGATAGGTCCCAGACTTCACAAAAAACAGTACCCAGTGTCCCATCTACAATTCATTCCACCCAGGGGCACAGTCCTAGTCCTGCTTTTGATCAAGCTCCTGAAAAGCCTGCTGAGGTGTTACCTAGCCTACCTTCTGctccagagacagaaacaaggcACACTCAGTCTGATGCCCCCTCTGGCCTATCCACTGAAACACAGCCACAAAACCAGCTCCAACTGCAAACCCAGGCACAGTTCCAGTGCagtctctgtcctgtttctttGTCATCATTCCAGCTGTGGCAGGAGCATCAGACCAGGCACCTCCTGGCAGCTCAGTCCCAGGTCCAACTCCTCCACTCTGGTTTCACAGATCGGGCCATGCCTTACATGATGCTCCCCCCTAACCACACCCTGATGGCCAGCCAAATGCTTACAGGTGCTAT CATGCAAATAAAGAATACACTCTCTGATCACCCAAGTAACACCCTCACCAGCCTGCCTCAAAGTTCCCTGACACCACTGAAGCAGAGTGCAAAGCTTATACCGGAGACCAGTTTTGAAGGCCAAAGGGGGGCAAGAGAGATTGAGGAGGAGCACAGAAGAGATAAGCGACAGAGAACAACCATCACCCCAGAGCAGCTTGAAGTGTTGTATCAACGCTACAGTTTGGACTCAAACCCCACAAGAGGAGTCCTAGAAAGCATTGCACGAGATGTGGGCCTGACAAGACGTGTGGTCCAG GTATGGTTTCAGAATACacgagcaagagagagaaaaggacagTTCCGGTCAACGGGACCAGGATCCAGCTTCAGCTTGGGTTTGAACCACCTACGCTGCCCATTCTGCAGGGCTCTGTTCAAAGTAAAGAGTGCTCTGGATGCCCACATAAAGTCACGCCACTGGGCAGAAGCGGAAAGAGCAGGCTACAACCTATCCCAGAATAATGGATCCAGTGGGCAGATTGGGTTACCTATGCCAACAGTCATGGACAGACCAGGCCCATCTATCTCCTCCAACCTTATCTCAAATCATGGCTATGTCAACAACAAAGAGTTAACTGTGAAGGCACCTGTGACCTCTTTGTCTACAAGCACTGATCTGAACaacccagaggaggaggatgactatgaggaagatgatgatgatgaattccCATGTGAAGAGGGTTCCAATATGGCTGACCATTCGTCTCCTAGTCCCGAGGGATCTGGGGGTCCAAGCTCAGATTGGGGTGAGATGCAAATTCTacagcagcaccaccaccatCAACAGCAGCGCCAAAGGACACAGATGAGCCACTTCCAGGTACTCCAGCTCAGAGACTTCTATAGCAACCACCGCACACCCAACCGACAGGAGTGTGAGACACTGGGCCAGGAGTTAGGACTGCCTCACCGCGTGGTGCAG GTGTGGTTTCAGAACGCCAGAGCCAAGGAGAAGAGGGCTAGGAGCCTGAGCTCTGACTCTGCAGAGCAGGAACAGGCTGAGCTGTCTGCAGGGgcaggggagagagacagagcctAA